The Brasilonema sennae CENA114 genome includes a region encoding these proteins:
- a CDS encoding transposase, with product MYPQDIRASLGVKMLRSIFEQFVQESPVSVMARGLMERVFAPERMDKLFETHAKVQHQQELLFSSQVDLMSLVVCGIQKSVHAAYKARATNLIVSTTALYKKLCGVELSVSQALVRETASDLRVLIEIMGGEQPNPLPGYRHKIVDGTCLAATDHRLDAIRLFAAKALPGKAIVVLDPLSKLVIDIILCQDGHANERSLFDNVLSGVQPNDVWTGDRNFCTAKFLWTIAQQKAFFVIRQHGSLGWTELSTLRALGQTDTGNLFEQCIEICYEGNRLKCRRVVLKLFVPTRDKEWEIAILTNLPLSHADAAKIAELYRNRWSLETLFQTVTENFNAEIQTLAYPKAALFSFSMALVTYNILATLKAALGSVHGIAKIDAGLSDFYLVDEIQGTYRGMMIAIPSQQWEIFRTYSLDQMGQLLQQLATGVNLKRFLKAIRSPKKKRQPLIVDHRHRHVSTARLLDIY from the coding sequence ATGTATCCTCAAGATATAAGGGCGAGTTTGGGTGTCAAGATGCTACGCTCCATTTTTGAACAATTTGTCCAAGAAAGTCCAGTAAGTGTAATGGCACGAGGATTAATGGAGCGTGTATTTGCCCCGGAACGGATGGATAAATTATTTGAAACTCACGCGAAAGTACAGCACCAGCAAGAATTACTATTTTCCAGCCAAGTAGATTTGATGAGTTTGGTGGTGTGTGGAATTCAAAAATCGGTTCATGCCGCCTATAAAGCCAGAGCAACAAACCTGATTGTGAGCACCACAGCACTATATAAAAAGCTCTGCGGTGTAGAACTGAGTGTGAGTCAAGCATTGGTAAGAGAAACAGCGAGCGATTTGCGAGTGCTAATTGAAATCATGGGTGGAGAACAGCCAAATCCACTACCAGGATATCGGCATAAAATTGTAGATGGGACTTGTTTGGCTGCTACAGACCATCGATTAGATGCAATTCGTTTATTTGCAGCTAAAGCTTTGCCAGGTAAAGCAATAGTTGTATTAGATCCACTATCAAAACTGGTAATAGATATTATTCTTTGTCAAGATGGTCATGCAAATGAGCGGAGTTTATTTGATAATGTGCTGTCTGGTGTACAACCAAACGATGTTTGGACTGGAGACCGGAATTTTTGCACAGCCAAGTTTCTGTGGACGATTGCACAGCAAAAAGCTTTCTTTGTGATTCGGCAACATGGGTCTTTAGGTTGGACAGAACTGAGCACCTTAAGAGCTTTGGGTCAAACCGATACAGGAAATCTTTTTGAGCAGTGCATCGAAATTTGTTACGAGGGAAATCGTTTAAAATGCCGACGAGTTGTGCTGAAGTTGTTTGTGCCAACACGAGACAAAGAATGGGAAATAGCGATTTTGACAAACTTACCCTTAAGCCACGCTGATGCGGCAAAAATAGCCGAGTTATATCGTAATCGTTGGAGTCTAGAAACCCTTTTTCAAACCGTAACTGAAAATTTTAACGCCGAAATTCAAACGTTAGCCTATCCTAAAGCTGCCCTGTTCTCGTTTTCGATGGCGTTAGTAACATACAACATTCTCGCCACTCTAAAAGCCGCCTTAGGAAGCGTACATGGCATCGCCAAAATTGATGCAGGTTTGTCTGATTTCTACTTAGTAGATGAAATTCAAGGCACATATCGCGGGATGATGATTGCTATTCCATCCCAGCAGTGGGAAATATTCAGGACATATTCTTTAGACCAAATGGGACAACTTTTACAACAGCTGGCGACTGGCGTGAATCTCAAACGTTTTCTCAAAGCCATAAGAAGTCCGAAGAAAAAACGCCAACCTTTAATTGTTGATCATAGACATCGTCATGTTTCGACTGCACGCCTTTTAGATATCTATTGA
- a CDS encoding transposase: MEAQGHPLPEHSQTKSPSALSRFLNINPWSTRDMIRIVRNHVLETSLKVFSAEGKGRKPFLQVIIDLTTLEKRGKFKNFEDLIRVYNGKRGLHIVVVYLVVGKWRIPWNFRVWRGKGTPSPAQLGLRLVKRLPKSLTERFRVNILVDTAFGSVEFLHGVRKLKYHAVTGVAINRKLVDGRVLRHLHKQGQQVRLVGLKFPVTVSWYYLKRDKGKLEKRFVLSTRPIKASTLKWWGKRRWQIEGWFKTAKQ, from the coding sequence TTGGAAGCGCAAGGGCATCCCTTACCTGAACACTCTCAAACCAAATCTCCGAGTGCATTGAGTCGGTTTTTAAATATCAATCCTTGGTCAACAAGGGATATGATTCGTATTGTTCGTAACCATGTATTAGAGACGAGCTTAAAGGTTTTTTCAGCAGAAGGGAAAGGACGTAAACCATTTTTACAGGTTATCATTGACCTAACGACTCTTGAAAAACGGGGTAAATTTAAAAACTTTGAGGATTTAATAAGAGTTTATAACGGTAAACGTGGTCTGCATATAGTAGTAGTTTATTTAGTTGTCGGAAAGTGGCGCATACCTTGGAACTTCCGTGTTTGGAGAGGTAAGGGTACACCTTCACCCGCTCAACTAGGACTCAGGTTAGTTAAGCGTTTACCTAAATCTTTAACTGAACGCTTTCGGGTGAATATTTTGGTTGATACGGCTTTTGGGAGCGTGGAATTTCTTCATGGTGTACGCAAGTTGAAATATCATGCGGTTACAGGTGTGGCTATTAACCGTAAATTAGTTGATGGAAGAGTTTTAAGACATTTACACAAACAGGGACAACAAGTCCGTTTGGTTGGTTTAAAGTTTCCCGTTACCGTATCTTGGTATTACTTAAAGCGCGATAAGGGCAAGCTTGAAAAACGTTTTGTCTTGTCTACTCGTCCCATTAAAGCTTCTACTCTCAAGTGGTGGGGTAAGCGTCGTTGGCAAATTGAGGGATGGTTTAAAACCGCAAAGCAATGA
- a CDS encoding type II toxin-antitoxin system RelE/ParE family toxin, with product MEQSSKPLVWLHGEVKTPPFSQEARIEAGVLLRQLQEGENLELPHSRPMSSIGAHCHELRIRDADKNWRIIYRIDDDGILIVEVFNKTTRATPKNVIEICKKRLSNYDTD from the coding sequence ATGGAACAATCAAGTAAACCTTTGGTTTGGCTGCACGGTGAGGTAAAAACTCCACCTTTCAGTCAAGAAGCGCGGATAGAAGCAGGCGTTTTGCTTAGGCAATTACAGGAAGGCGAAAATCTTGAACTACCTCATTCGCGACCGATGTCAAGTATCGGAGCACACTGTCATGAACTGCGTATTCGAGATGCAGACAAAAACTGGAGAATTATCTACCGAATAGATGATGATGGAATCTTGATTGTTGAAGTCTTTAACAAAACGACGAGAGCAACACCCAAAAACGTGATTGAGATTTGCAAAAAGCGACTTAGCAACTATGACACTGACTAA
- the guaA gene encoding glutamine-hydrolyzing GMP synthase: protein MNTAVTLPTEQAPEKVESLKPLNRQMIVILDFGSQYSELIARRIRETQVYSEVLSYRTTAEQLRQLNPKGIILSGGPNSVYDNGAPRCHPEIWNMGLPILGVCYGMQLMVQQLGGEVAKADRGEYGKASLYIDDPTDLLTNVEDGTTMWMSHADSITQMPEQFELLAHTENTPCAAIAHHDKKLYGVQFHPEVVHSVGGIALIRNFVYHICECEPTWTTAAFVEQAIREIRARVGEKRVLLALSGGVDSSTLAFLLHKAIGDQLTCVFIDQGFMRKYEPERLIKLFQEQFHIPVEYVNARERFLSSLSGITDPEEKRRMIGYEFISTFEETSRRLGPFDYLAQGTLYPDVIESANTNVDPQTGERVAVKIKSHHNVGGLPKDLRFKLVEPLRKLFKDEVRKVGRAIGLPEEIVQRHPFPGPGLAIRILGEITAERLNILRDADLIVRQEINKRDLYHDYWQAFAVLLPIRSVGVMGDQRTYAFPIVLRIVTSEDGMTADWARVPYDVLEVISNRIVNEVKGVNRVVYDITSKPPGTIEWE, encoded by the coding sequence ATGAACACTGCGGTGACTCTACCAACAGAACAAGCGCCTGAAAAAGTTGAATCTTTAAAGCCGCTTAATCGCCAAATGATTGTTATTCTCGATTTTGGTTCTCAGTATTCTGAACTGATTGCCCGCCGAATTCGTGAAACCCAAGTATATTCTGAAGTCCTTTCTTATCGCACTACAGCTGAACAACTACGTCAACTCAATCCTAAGGGGATTATCCTTTCTGGAGGTCCCAATTCAGTTTATGACAATGGTGCTCCCCGGTGTCACCCAGAAATCTGGAATATGGGACTTCCGATTTTAGGTGTGTGCTACGGTATGCAACTTATGGTGCAACAGCTAGGCGGGGAAGTGGCAAAGGCTGACCGAGGTGAGTATGGTAAAGCGTCACTCTACATAGATGATCCCACAGATTTGCTCACCAATGTTGAAGATGGTACGACGATGTGGATGAGCCACGCAGACTCTATCACTCAGATGCCAGAACAATTTGAATTACTGGCACATACGGAAAATACTCCGTGTGCAGCTATTGCTCATCACGACAAGAAACTTTACGGCGTCCAATTCCATCCAGAAGTAGTGCATTCTGTTGGTGGTATAGCTTTAATCCGTAACTTTGTGTACCATATCTGCGAGTGTGAACCGACTTGGACAACTGCTGCTTTTGTCGAACAAGCCATTCGAGAAATTCGCGCGAGAGTTGGCGAGAAACGTGTGCTGTTGGCGCTTTCTGGAGGAGTCGATTCTTCTACCTTGGCATTCTTGCTGCATAAAGCTATTGGGGATCAGTTGACTTGTGTTTTTATCGACCAAGGCTTTATGCGAAAATATGAGCCTGAACGACTGATCAAACTGTTCCAAGAACAATTTCACATTCCGGTAGAATATGTCAACGCTAGGGAACGGTTCCTTTCTTCACTATCTGGCATTACTGACCCCGAAGAAAAACGTCGTATGATTGGGTACGAGTTTATCAGTACTTTTGAGGAAACATCCAGACGCCTCGGACCTTTTGATTATCTCGCTCAAGGCACGCTTTATCCAGACGTGATTGAATCTGCTAACACCAATGTTGACCCTCAAACTGGAGAACGGGTAGCAGTGAAAATCAAAAGCCATCACAACGTTGGTGGATTGCCCAAAGACTTGCGATTCAAACTGGTAGAACCGTTACGGAAACTGTTTAAAGATGAAGTCCGTAAAGTAGGACGTGCTATTGGTTTACCAGAAGAAATTGTCCAACGGCATCCTTTTCCTGGACCGGGTTTAGCGATTCGCATTCTAGGCGAAATTACTGCCGAAAGGTTAAATATTTTACGAGATGCAGACTTAATTGTGCGCCAAGAAATTAACAAACGTGATTTGTATCACGATTACTGGCAAGCATTTGCTGTTTTACTACCAATTCGCAGTGTAGGTGTTATGGGCGACCAACGTACTTATGCTTTCCCCATCGTTTTGCGGATTGTCACCAGTGAAGATGGTATGACTGCTGACTGGGCGCGTGTGCCTTATGATGTCTTAGAAGTGATTTCTAACCGGATTGTGAATGAAGTCAAAGGTGTTAACCGAGTGGTTTATGACATCACCTCCAAGCCACCTGGAACTATTGAGTGGGAGTAA
- a CDS encoding ribonuclease catalytic domain-containing protein: MEKGTLVEFRLGSDRRLGVVDRPDGKTRLFVVDERGQSHSLAPRQITYAVTGETYKPSQISGFLEEVKPYLDPSSLEVAWELLVEGGETVTPCEMANLLFSESQAPYCYAAYLLLSDDKIYFKQKGDAYEPRSAAQVAERKHQLEIEALKAKGQQEFLARVEQALKGEPVEWQRYDRHRLEAIEKYAALVADIVRVGLNYDSLARAYPPPALVLETMNMLGRPATPQGAFQLLVDLGCWSPYENLFLRRSSIPVQFASKVLEVSQQRLESHPPDRDVNRLDLTHLKVYTIDDESTTEIDDGLSWELLGDGRERLWVHIADPTRWLIPEDELDLDARKRGSTVYLPTGMVPMFPEILATGPMSLVQGKICYALSFGIILDDSGAVEDYTIHPSFIKPTYRLTYEDVDEVLDLGVQAESEIAAIANWARRRKTWRYSQGAISINMPEAMIKVKGDNISIDILQDSTSRQLVAEMMIVAGEVAARYGQKYNIPLPFRGQPQPELPPEQELLQLPAGFVRACAMRRCMPKSEMSITPVRHSGLGLDTYTQATSPIRRYSDLLTHFQLKAHLRGEVLPFSAEQLKQVMMTVSSITQEVTMVERQTNRYWALEYLRRQPDEIWETTVLMWLREDSGLALILLEDLGLQLPMLFKRSVNLGEQMLVKVLHADPLRDVIQFQEIIYQEAQPTANSM; encoded by the coding sequence GTGGAGAAGGGGACGCTAGTTGAATTTCGACTTGGTAGCGATCGCCGTTTGGGTGTAGTAGACCGCCCAGACGGCAAAACTCGTTTGTTTGTAGTAGATGAACGTGGTCAATCCCACAGTCTCGCACCTCGGCAAATAACTTACGCAGTGACTGGGGAAACGTACAAACCTTCACAAATCTCCGGATTCTTAGAGGAAGTTAAGCCTTATTTAGACCCCTCCAGTCTAGAAGTAGCTTGGGAATTACTCGTAGAAGGTGGGGAAACAGTAACGCCTTGTGAGATGGCAAATTTACTGTTTTCTGAATCACAAGCACCTTATTGCTACGCTGCGTATCTTTTATTATCAGATGATAAAATTTACTTCAAACAGAAGGGAGACGCTTACGAGCCGCGAAGTGCAGCTCAAGTCGCAGAACGCAAACACCAACTAGAAATAGAGGCACTCAAAGCTAAAGGACAGCAGGAATTTCTGGCTAGAGTAGAACAGGCGCTCAAAGGTGAACCAGTAGAATGGCAACGCTATGATCGCCACCGCCTAGAAGCCATAGAAAAATATGCAGCGTTAGTTGCTGATATAGTACGTGTCGGGTTAAACTATGACTCCCTAGCTCGTGCTTATCCTCCCCCAGCATTGGTTTTGGAAACGATGAATATGCTGGGACGTCCCGCAACCCCCCAAGGAGCATTTCAACTGTTAGTGGATTTGGGTTGTTGGAGTCCTTATGAAAACTTATTTTTACGTCGTTCGTCAATTCCGGTACAGTTCGCTAGCAAGGTATTAGAAGTGTCGCAACAGCGATTGGAATCACATCCACCAGACAGAGACGTCAACCGCCTGGATTTGACTCATCTTAAGGTGTACACAATCGATGACGAAAGTACAACCGAGATAGATGATGGTCTAAGTTGGGAATTGCTTGGCGATGGCAGAGAACGGTTGTGGGTGCATATTGCTGATCCGACACGCTGGTTGATACCAGAAGATGAGTTAGATTTAGACGCAAGAAAGCGAGGCAGTACAGTATATTTGCCGACAGGCATGGTTCCTATGTTCCCTGAAATTCTGGCAACAGGACCAATGAGCTTGGTGCAGGGAAAAATCTGTTATGCCTTGAGTTTTGGAATTATTTTAGATGACAGCGGGGCAGTAGAAGATTACACCATCCATCCAAGTTTCATTAAACCAACCTATCGCCTGACTTACGAAGATGTTGACGAAGTGTTGGATTTGGGCGTGCAGGCAGAATCAGAAATTGCGGCGATCGCCAATTGGGCACGACGACGTAAAACTTGGCGGTATTCTCAAGGAGCAATCAGCATCAACATGCCCGAGGCAATGATTAAAGTCAAAGGCGACAATATCAGCATCGATATATTACAAGACTCCACATCACGGCAATTGGTCGCTGAGATGATGATTGTTGCTGGCGAAGTTGCTGCTCGTTACGGTCAAAAGTATAACATACCCCTGCCCTTTCGCGGTCAACCACAGCCGGAGTTACCTCCGGAGCAAGAACTGCTACAACTGCCAGCAGGATTTGTCCGGGCTTGCGCGATGCGTCGTTGTATGCCTAAGAGCGAAATGAGCATAACCCCCGTGCGTCATTCTGGTTTAGGTTTAGACACTTACACCCAAGCCACTTCTCCCATCCGTCGGTATAGTGATTTGCTGACTCACTTTCAACTGAAAGCACACCTACGTGGTGAAGTGTTGCCCTTTTCAGCGGAACAGTTAAAACAAGTCATGATGACCGTATCTTCAATCACCCAAGAGGTGACAATGGTAGAACGGCAAACGAATAGATATTGGGCTTTAGAATATTTGCGCCGTCAGCCTGATGAAATTTGGGAAACAACAGTGCTGATGTGGTTGAGAGAAGATAGTGGCTTAGCCCTGATTTTGTTAGAAGATTTAGGCTTGCAGTTGCCAATGTTATTTAAACGTTCTGTGAATTTGGGCGAACAGATGTTAGTGAAAGTCCTTCATGCTGATCCACTTAGAGACGTGATTCAGTTTCAGGAAATTATTTATCAAGAAGCCCAACCTACGGCGAATTCTATGTAA
- a CDS encoding metallophosphoesterase family protein, translating to MISNFRFAVVSDLHLALSHTIWNHPSRFHLVEVSIPAFESVLEHLTQLNIDFLLLPGDLTQHGEPENHAWLQERLAQLPFPTYVVPGNHDVPVVKANEQSIAISDFPHYYRKFGYEDTDQLYYTCQLLPGVRLIGLNSNCFDDEGQQIGRLDTQQLRWLEEVLAGTGDEFVLVMVHHNVVEHLPNQSRHPMANRYMLGNATELLQILKRYGVRLVFTGHLHVQDVADSDGVYDITTGSLVSYPHPYRILECHQDNHGQQWLQILSYRVSSVPDFPNLQQTSKKWMGDRSFPFLVKFLTLPPLNLPMSQATELAPSLREFWADMANGDAVFDYPNFPPELRRYFEKYGAIAPSGTPSFIDNNTTLLL from the coding sequence ATGATTTCAAATTTTCGCTTTGCTGTGGTCAGCGACTTGCACCTTGCGCTTTCCCATACAATCTGGAATCATCCCAGTCGTTTTCATTTGGTGGAAGTTAGTATTCCTGCGTTTGAAAGTGTACTAGAACATTTAACACAACTTAATATAGATTTTCTTTTGCTTCCAGGAGATTTAACCCAGCACGGTGAACCAGAAAATCATGCTTGGTTGCAAGAACGCTTAGCACAGCTTCCCTTTCCTACTTATGTTGTTCCTGGTAATCATGATGTTCCAGTTGTGAAGGCGAATGAGCAATCCATTGCGATCTCAGATTTTCCGCACTATTACCGTAAGTTTGGCTACGAGGATACTGACCAACTTTACTACACTTGTCAGTTACTGCCAGGTGTTAGGCTCATCGGTTTGAATTCTAACTGTTTTGACGACGAAGGACAGCAGATAGGACGTTTAGATACTCAACAGCTACGGTGGTTAGAAGAAGTTTTAGCTGGGACTGGTGATGAATTTGTCTTAGTCATGGTGCATCACAATGTTGTTGAACACCTGCCTAATCAATCACGCCATCCAATGGCAAATCGCTATATGTTAGGAAATGCAACAGAACTATTACAAATTCTAAAGCGGTACGGCGTTCGGCTGGTGTTCACAGGACACTTACACGTTCAAGATGTTGCTGATTCAGATGGTGTATACGATATAACAACAGGTTCTTTAGTGAGCTATCCTCATCCTTACCGGATATTAGAGTGTCATCAGGATAATCACGGTCAGCAATGGTTGCAAATTTTATCATATCGCGTCAGTTCAGTGCCTGATTTCCCGAACTTGCAACAGACATCTAAGAAGTGGATGGGCGATCGCAGTTTTCCCTTTCTCGTCAAGTTCCTAACTCTGCCTCCTTTAAACCTGCCAATGTCGCAGGCAACAGAATTAGCTCCCAGTTTACGCGAGTTTTGGGCAGATATGGCGAATGGGGATGCTGTGTTTGATTATCCCAACTTTCCACCAGAACTGCGTCGCTACTTTGAGAAGTATGGTGCGATCGCCCCTAGTGGAACTCCATCCTTCATCGATAACAACACTACATTGTTACTTTAG
- a CDS encoding DUF3177 family protein gives MNNELWFRPFVWMDYRLAVLFAVIIPIILLIWAYVEKAEGIQRLLTIYWRVASLLTITVYLMIAGFGVSFISGLIGLILIPISLWFWVDLNDEIEYQSNGPLKLLFTSWRWATTVYCILSAIAFIPFVGCGFSSSPIATPYCRVWLEAPLLFKDYFHPNSKPAFLGFLGIVGLIIYVLYLSYFVVVKLGKQGRSATPQ, from the coding sequence ATGAATAATGAACTCTGGTTTCGTCCCTTTGTTTGGATGGATTACCGATTAGCAGTATTATTCGCAGTGATTATCCCGATCATTCTGTTAATTTGGGCATATGTAGAAAAAGCTGAAGGAATACAACGCTTGCTCACGATTTACTGGCGAGTCGCAAGTTTATTGACAATTACCGTGTACTTAATGATTGCGGGCTTTGGAGTAAGTTTTATTTCAGGACTGATTGGTCTGATTTTGATTCCTATTTCTCTGTGGTTCTGGGTGGATCTCAACGATGAAATAGAATATCAGTCAAATGGCCCTTTAAAGCTGCTTTTTACCTCCTGGCGTTGGGCTACGACTGTGTATTGTATTTTGAGCGCAATTGCCTTTATACCTTTTGTGGGTTGTGGTTTTTCCTCAAGTCCGATCGCAACTCCTTATTGTCGCGTTTGGCTTGAAGCTCCATTACTCTTCAAAGATTATTTCCATCCCAACTCCAAACCTGCCTTTCTCGGCTTTCTGGGTATCGTTGGTTTAATTATTTATGTGCTTTACTTAAGTTACTTCGTCGTCGTTAAACTAGGTAAGCAGGGACGCTCAGCAACACCGCAGTAG
- a CDS encoding FIST signal transduction protein, which yields MADQIQWANALSTRPSLEAAIEDVVQQAVSSLTAPADLGLVFISSAFTSEYSRLLPLLAERLSVPVLIGCSGGGVIGTTGRGQTQELEAEPALSLTLAHLPEVSVKGFHIVPEELPDLDSPPDDWIDLIGIPSTPAPQFILLSGSFSSGINDLLQGIDFAYPGSVTIGGQASGGGLGGRIALFYNDKVYKDGIIGVALSGNIVLETIVAQGCRPIGKLHQVTKSDRNIILELDERKPLVVLRDLIANLSEEDRILAQHSLFVGLAMDGFKQDLHQGDFLIRSILGVDPTAGAIAIADYIRPGQRLQFHLRDAETSAEDLEFLLESYNTKQVAQPSAVGALMFSCVGRGEGLYRKPNFDSELFRRYLKDIPIAGFFCGGEIGPVGGSTLLHNYTSVFGICRAIATQE from the coding sequence ATGGCAGACCAAATACAGTGGGCAAACGCCTTATCAACCCGTCCTTCTTTGGAAGCAGCTATTGAAGATGTAGTACAACAAGCTGTCTCGTCGTTAACAGCACCTGCTGATTTAGGGCTGGTATTTATTTCGTCTGCTTTTACGAGTGAGTATTCCCGGCTTTTACCCTTACTTGCTGAGCGACTTTCTGTACCTGTGCTTATTGGTTGTAGCGGTGGTGGTGTGATTGGGACAACTGGGCGTGGACAAACCCAAGAGTTGGAAGCAGAACCAGCCTTGAGTTTGACCTTAGCGCATCTGCCTGAAGTGAGTGTTAAAGGTTTTCATATTGTTCCTGAAGAATTACCTGATCTAGATAGTCCGCCAGATGATTGGATTGATTTGATTGGTATACCATCAACACCTGCGCCACAGTTCATATTGTTGTCTGGCTCGTTTTCATCTGGAATTAACGATTTATTACAAGGGATAGACTTTGCTTATCCTGGATCGGTCACCATAGGAGGACAAGCAAGTGGCGGCGGTTTGGGAGGTCGTATCGCCTTATTCTACAATGACAAAGTGTATAAAGATGGAATAATTGGCGTCGCTTTGAGTGGTAATATTGTCTTGGAAACGATTGTGGCACAAGGATGCCGACCGATTGGGAAACTGCACCAAGTTACAAAAAGCGATCGCAATATCATTCTCGAACTCGATGAGCGAAAACCACTGGTTGTCTTGCGAGATCTGATTGCCAATTTAAGTGAAGAAGACCGAATCTTGGCACAACATTCTTTATTTGTTGGTTTGGCGATGGATGGATTCAAGCAAGATTTGCACCAGGGAGACTTTTTGATTCGTAGCATCCTCGGAGTCGATCCAACAGCCGGGGCAATTGCGATCGCAGACTATATTCGACCAGGACAACGCCTACAATTTCACCTGCGCGACGCTGAAACTTCTGCTGAAGACTTGGAATTCCTTTTAGAAAGTTATAACACAAAACAAGTTGCACAGCCGTCTGCAGTTGGTGCGCTGATGTTTTCCTGTGTGGGACGTGGTGAAGGACTCTACCGAAAACCTAATTTCGATTCTGAGCTTTTTAGGCGTTATCTCAAAGATATTCCAATAGCCGGCTTCTTTTGTGGCGGTGAAATCGGTCCTGTAGGTGGCAGTACTTTGCTACACAATTATACCTCTGTCTTTGGAATTTGCCGTGCAATCGCAACTCAGGAATAA
- a CDS encoding helix-turn-helix domain-containing protein, with amino-acid sequence MDQAKRERLESKGWKIGTVSDFLELTPEETIFVEIKLALSRSLKERRQQLMTQAELASKISSSQPRIAKAENGDASVSIELLIRAMLATGATPQDIGQVIANVS; translated from the coding sequence ATGGATCAAGCAAAGAGAGAACGCTTAGAATCTAAAGGCTGGAAGATTGGGACAGTCTCAGATTTTTTGGAGTTAACACCGGAAGAAACTATTTTTGTCGAAATTAAGTTAGCTCTGAGTCGAAGCTTAAAGGAACGTCGGCAACAACTGATGACTCAAGCTGAACTTGCCTCCAAAATTAGCTCTAGCCAGCCCCGGATTGCAAAAGCTGAAAATGGAGATGCTTCAGTCTCAATCGAGCTATTAATTCGGGCAATGCTCGCAACAGGTGCAACCCCTCAAGACATTGGACAGGTGATTGCTAATGTCAGTTGA
- a CDS encoding Calvin cycle protein CP12: MSNNIQDAIEQEREQVRATCDTSGKDSPECAAAWDALEELQAEASHQKSNQKTKNSLEKYCDDNPDADECRIYDD; encoded by the coding sequence ATGAGCAACAACATACAAGACGCAATCGAACAAGAACGTGAACAAGTTCGTGCCACCTGCGATACCTCAGGTAAAGACTCTCCTGAGTGCGCCGCAGCTTGGGACGCATTAGAAGAACTACAAGCCGAGGCCTCCCACCAAAAGTCAAATCAAAAAACCAAAAACTCTCTTGAAAAGTACTGTGATGATAATCCAGATGCAGATGAGTGCAGAATTTACGATGATTAA